Below is a window of Onychostoma macrolepis isolate SWU-2019 chromosome 06, ASM1243209v1, whole genome shotgun sequence DNA.
CAAATTTGGCTTGCCGACGAATGTAGTCAAGAGTCTCTCTGTGATACGTGCTTCCAAAGTGTTTCTCAATGTCTTTGTCTTCAAACGTGTGGAATTTACAAAAAGCACATGTAAAAGcccacctaaaaaaaaaaaaaaaaaaaaaaggcactaTGAATACTAAAGTGACAGAAATTTGCATTTACCTtgacatttttttctaaatgtatttgaataattaacgcttaattttgaaatattttgttgtagCAAGCAAATTTAAATTCTTTAGCCTTCTTACATTTCACAAGTCAACATTTCTCTGCTTCTAAAAGGAATACAGCAGAAGTCATCAAGTTCTGCCTCaaataatatacaggtgctggtcatataattagaatatcatcaaaaagttgatttcactaattccattcaaaaagtgaaacttgtatattatattcattcattacacacagactgatatatttcaaatgtttatttcttttaattttgatgattagagcttacagctcatgaaagtcaaaaatcagtatctcaaaatattagaatattacttaagaccaacacaaagaaaggatttttagaaatcttggccaactgaaaagcatgaaaatgaaaagtatgagcatgtacagcactcaatacttagttggggctccttttgcctgaattactgcagcaacgcggcgtggcatggagtcgatcagtctgtggcactgctcaggtgttatgagagcccaggttgctctgatagtggccttcagctcatctgcattgttgggtctggagtctctcatcttcctcttgacaataccccatagattctctatggggttcaggtcaggcgagtttgctggccaatcaagcacagtaacactatggtcattgaaccagcttttggtacctttggcagtgtgggcaggtgccaagtcctgctggaaaatgaaatcagcatctccataaagcttgtcaacagaaggaagcatgaagtgctctaaaatttcctggtagatggctgcgttgactgtggacttcagaaaacacagtggaccaacaccagcagatgacacggcagcccaaatcatcactgactgtggaaacttcacactggacttcaagcaacatggattctgtgcctccactcttccttcatgctctgggaccttgatttccaaatgaaatgtaaaatttactttcatctgaaaagaggactttggaccactgagcaacagtccagttctttttctccacagcccagttaagatgcttctgacgttgtctctggttcagaagtggcttggtagcccttttcctgaagacgtctgagcgtggtgactcttgatgcactgactccagcttcagttctctccttgtgaagctctcccaagtgtttgaatcggctttgcttgactgtattctcaagcttgcagtcatccctgttgcttgtgcaccttttcctacccaaattcttccttccagtcaactttgcatttaatatgctttgatacagcactctgtaaacagccacacctttcagtaatgaccctctgtgacttaccctctttgtgggtacccagaatttatactgtagggatggtcatttattcaaactcaaatgtaaatattctaatattttgagatactggtttttgactttcatgagctataagctctaatcatcaaaattaaaagaaataaacatttgaaatatatcagtctgtgtgtaatgaatgaatataatatacaagtttcactttttgaatggaattagtgaaataaatcaactttttgatgatattctaattatatgaccagcacctgtatatactctgaacaaaattataaatgcaacacttttgatttcgcccccatttttcatgagctgaactcaaaaatctaagactttctctatgtacacaaaagacctatttctctcaaatattgttcacaaatctatctaaatctgtgttagtgagcactttgCCAAGATAATCCATctacctcacaggtgtggcatatcaagatgctgattagacagcatgattattgcacaggtgtgccttaggctggccacaataaaaggccactctaaaatgtgcagttttactgtattttggggtccgaaaaccagtcagtatctggtgtgaccaccatttgcctcacgcagagCAACaaatctccttcgcatagagttgatcaggttgttgattgtggcctgtggaatgttggtcctcctcttcaatggctgtgcaaagttgctggatattggcaggaactggaacacgctgtcgtatacgccgatccagagcatcccaagcatgctcaatgggtgacatgtccggtgagtatgctggccatgcaagaactgggatgtttgcagcttccaggaattatgtatagatccttgcaacatgggaccgtgcattatcatgctgcaacatgaggtgacgGTCGTGGAttaatggcacaacaatgggcctcaggatctcgtcacggtatctctgtgcattcaaaatgccatcaataaaatgcacctgtgttcgttgtccataacatacgcctgctcataccataaccccaccaccaccatgggccactcaatcctcaacgttgacatcagcaaaccgctcacccacacgatgcCATacactgtctgccatctgccctgtacagtgaaaactgggattcatccgtgaagagaacacctctccaaagtgccagacgccatcgaatgtgagcatttgcccactcaagtcggttacgatgatgaactgcagtcaggtcgagaccccgatgaggacgacgagcatgcagatgagcttccctgacaccatttctgacagtttgtgcagaaattctttggttatgcaaaccgattgttgcagcagctgtccaggtggctggtctcagacgatcttggaggtgaagatactggatgtggaggtcctgggctggtgtggttacacgtggtctgcggttgtgaggccggttggatgtactgccaaattctctgaaacgcctttggagacggcttatggtagggaaatgaacattcaattcacggtcaacagctctggtggacattcctgcagtcagcatgccaattgcatgctccctcaaaacttgcgacatctgtgtgctgtgtgataaaactgcacattttagagtggccatttattgtggccagcctaaggcacacctgtgcaataatcatgctgtctaatcagcatcttgatatgccacatctgtgaggtggatggagtatctcggcaaaggagaagtgctcactaacacagatgtagacagatttgtgaacaatatttgagagaaataggccttgtgtgtacatagaaaagttcagctcatgaaaatggggcaaaaacaaaagtgttgcatatatatatatatatatatatatatatatatatatatatatatatatatatattacacacatatatatacacatatatacacacagttgcatctcaaaaattttaatattgtgaaagtttaaaaaaaaaaaaaaatgtaacacttCAAATactgaaactttcatatattctagattcattacatgtaaagtaaaacagttcaaaagtttttttttgttgttgttggttttaattttgatgattagagcttacataagttcatgaaagtaaaaaatccagtatctcaaaatatttgaatatttaaatttgagtttcattaaatgaccatccctacagtagaaattccaggtatctcttgttctttgaaaccacaataatggggaagactgctgacttggcaatggtccagaagtcagtcattgacaccctccacaaagaagGTAAGTCatagaaggtcattactgaaaggggtggctgttcacagagtgctgtatcaaagcaaattaaatgcaaagttgactggaaggaagaatttgggtaggaaaaggtgcataAGCAACCGGGaggactgcaagcttgagaatacggtcaagcaaagccgattcaaacacgtgggagagcttcacaaggagagaagctggagtcagtgcatcaatagtcaccacgctcagacgtcttcaggaaaagggctaccaagccacttctgaaacagaaacaacgtcagaagcatcttacatgggctaaggagaaaaagaactggactgttgctcagtggtccaaagtcctcttttcagataaaagtaaattttgcatttcatttggaaatcaaggtctggagtcagGAGGAAGACTgaagaggcacagaatccaagctgcttgaagtccagtgcgAAGTTTCTGAAGAcatgtgatgatttggggtgctgtgacgtctgctggtgttggtccattgtgttttatcaagtccaaagtcaatgcagctgtctaccaggagattttggagcactttatgcttacatctgctgacaagctttatggagatgctgatttccttttccagcaggactttagcacctgcccatagtgccaaaaccacttccaactGGTTttctgaccatgatattactgtgcttgattggccagccaaaaTGCCTGACTTGAACCCCATATGggatctatgggatattttcaagagaaatatgagaaacagtcgatccaacaatccagacgagctgaaggctcaatagtgcctcagcagtgccacaggctgatcgcttccatgccacacctcactgatgctggagtttgtgctaaaggagtcccgaccaagtattgagtgcataaatgaacatacttcaaagaacttgaacttttctgttttgcaaatcctttttttgattgatcttagaaaatattctaatattttgagatactggatttttgaatttttataaGCAGTACGTTggaatcatcaaaatgaaaacaaaaaaaacttttgaaatgttttactttacttgtaatgaatctagaatatatgaaagttctgctttttgatttttatttctccattctgtcacagagggagttttggttccttgccgctgtcgcctctggcttcctcagttggggacactcaatttctagtgattatcgccgatttgattgcacagataatatttaaactaaactgagctagacaatgacaaatctgaattcaataatgaaatgcctttaactgaaaattgagtgtttaatcttatcattatacattactgacactctatcctctaatttgatactgttaagtgctttgacacaatctgtattgttaaaagcgctatataaataaaggtgacttgacttggtgtgaaaaagtgttggcccctttcctgattttttaattttttgcatgtttgtcacactttaatgtttcagatcatcaaacaaatttaaatattaatcaaagataacatgcagtttttaaatgaagtttttttattatgaagggaaaacaaaatccaaacccacatggtcctgtgtgaaaaagtgcttgccccctcctattaaatcatggaagaactgtgattaaccacattattttagaaagccgagttaaatttcactagccaaacccaggcctgattactgccagacctgttgaatcaagaaatcacttaaatagaacctgtctgacaaagggaagcatgtttaaagagcaacacatcattccgcgatcttaagaaattcataaacagatgagaaacaaaatagttgacatgtatcagtctggaaagggttataaagccatttctaaggctttgggactccagcaaaccatggtcagagctattatccacaaatggagaaaacttggaacggTGGTGAACCTTCCTAGGAGTGAccagcctaccaaaattactccaagagcacaaagacgactcatccagtagatcataaaagaacccagaacaacatctaaagaactgcaggcctcacttgcctcaattaaggtaaGTGTTCaagattcaacaataagaaagagactgggcaataacagcatccatgggagagttccaaggcaaaagccactgctgaccaaaaagaacacaaaggcttgtctcacatttgccaaaaatatcttgattatccccaagacttttgggcaaatattctgtggactgatgcgacaaaagtataactttttggaaggtgtgtgtcccgttacatctggcgtaaaaccaacacagtatttcataaaaagaacatcataccaacagtcaaacatggtggtggtagtgtgatggtctgaggctgctttgcttTACTGCTTATACTGctttctgcactctatcagaaaatcctgaaggagaatgtccggccatcagtttgtgacctcaagctcaagtgcacttgggttatgcagcaggacaatgattccaaacacagcagcaagtccacctctgaatgtctcaagaaaaacaaaattaaggttttggagtagccaaatcaaagtctggacttaaatccaattgaaatgctgtggcatgaccttaaacagtccattcatgctcgaaaaccctccaatgtggctgaattaaaacaattctgcaaagaagagtgggccaaaattcctccacagcgatgtgaaagactccttgccagttatcgcaaacgcttgattgcagttgttgctgcaaagggtggcacaaccagttattaggtttagggggcaagcactttttcacacagggccatgtgggtttggattttgttttcccttcataataaaaaacttcatttaaaaactgcatgttgtgtttacttgtgttatctttgattaatatttaaatttgtttgatgatctgaaacattaaagtgtgacaaacatgcaaaaaaaatgtacaaaatcaggaaggggtccaacactttttcacaccactgtatatataaaaatatagaattttttttaatagattaaaataataaatgaatatccAGAAAATCAAGCAACGAGTCAGTTGAAATTTCAGTGTTCACCTGTGCTTATCTCCatatttttcatgattcttcTCTCGTCGTCTTCTGCGCTTCTCTCTGGCTCGAACTTTCTTACCAAGTTCTACACTCAAATATTAAACCATGCTTGCATTGAATTATGCTGTGAGATAAAACTTTTTTCCAATTTAATAAACAATAGAATATAAAAGCCATACCATGCTCTTCATTTGTTTCCTTGGTTTCGGAAGAAATACAACTGTCCTGTAGAAAAGACAAACTCTAGTATCACAGGACTGATTTTGATCTTTAATTGTGAATTCTTACCTTTGAAATGTGTGGTcctaaaaaaagaacaaaaaaagcattgtaagcttcaatgtaagtcaatttttgaaaaatacagtaaagaaaGTGCAACAATTTAACAATTTgtccattttttaaatcatgtttggTCTATCAAAGCAGCGCTTCACATACCTACAATGCTGATTATGCTGGGAGTTGCTCTTACTATCCTCTTTTTTTTAACCATCTTGCAAGGAGGTGCTGGTTCCATCATCTTCCTCTTGGTCCCTCGAAACACCAAAGCAGCTGATTTTGAGTAGTATCTCTCTATGCAAATAGATGGGTTCTGACTAGAGCACTGTGGAAGATGAAGAGATGAAACAATGAAAGTCTTTGCTTTTGCTCAATAGATAAACTAGACACCAGACGTACCCCTACATCTTGTCCTTTAGCCTCAGGTACAACAGCATCTCTTGCGTGGTAGTTTCTGTGCACATATGAGTGCATGTCTCTGCCCCGTGAGCCAATCGGTGCTGGCCGAGAGTGTGAAGGAGAGTACAGGCTGGAGGAATCGGAGAGGTTAGATGTTGAGTATTGACTCTCTCTGCCGCTGTCCGAAAACGGAGACCTGGACCTTTGAGAAGACATGACGAAGGGCCAGTCCCAGTTTGACAAGACGTCTGCACCCCAGGTGGATGAACAGGTGTCACTGTACCCTCCATTAGAATTATCAAAAACGCTATCTGCATCTTCAGTGTTCAAGGACCCAAGTCCAAAAGATTCATAGGCACCATAtctgatgaaaaaataaatggtaGCACTTTTCAGAgactgaatattttttttattaactcatAAAACATaacttatataataaaatgtataaaattaaaaatacatttacaattcatttttaatttatatattttttatattcatttatttttaaaataagtttttttttttttttttttttgtgaagtttTACCAAACAAACTACTTTtagaataaatgtgttaaagATCTCCAACATTTGATATAGGAGAGCGGTTTCTGTTGCCTCCTCAGAAAAGCATAAGGAGGATCCTCTGACAATTCTTACCTGTCAGAGCCTTTGGTCTCAAAGGACTCAGAGGATGCAAACGATCCAAATAATGGCTGACTGTAGCATTTCCCTGGGCATTTGACAAGTGAATGTGATTATTTGAGAATGCTATGGGAATGCACCTCATTCAGAAACAAGAAGTACAAGACAGCAGTATATAACAATGTAGCAATATAAGAGTAGAGATTAAATtacctgaattttcagctgaTGATGGGAACATTTCATCCTTATCGTAAGTCCTTTAAAACAGATTGTATAATGTCATAATTAAAGCCttgaataaacataaaataatactaGCAAGTATTGACTCCATAATTTTGCTGACAGGTACTGTAAATTAAGCAAAGGACTATCTGTTATCTTGTAAGCTTTTCTATGGTACTTCATAAAGTATTTAATTTAGAAGTCaaacaatactttttttaatggcCAATATATAATGATCAGGCAGGGTAAAAGTCTATAAAGGTAAATGGGAgacaatttattttacaaaaaaaaataataaataaatttttaaaaagtcatgcCATAAATGGgagattaaacaaaaaataaataaataaataaaaaggtgaAAGCTAAAATTTACGGTTTTAAGTGTTGCAGAAATTCTTCACCATAGTCTGTGAAAAAAGGTCCATGTTCTTCaagttaaaaatgaaagaaaacctGTTTGGTATGACACTGTTTATGTAAGAAAGCACAAAATAATGTGTGAGTGTTTAGGCCTAATCCACAATAATTGTTTGAACAGTTTTTCAGTAATGGCAGCAACTGTTTGAACACCTTTTTAAGCAATGCCAGCAGCATTAAAAGGATGTCCCAGTTTTGTACCAGGTAAAGTTGTTCAGGTTTGTCATAAAACACTTGTAGAGAGCACAAACATTGACACATATAACTACTCTATGAATGGGCCTTTGCAAGAAAATTAACACTACAGTGTTAATTTTGCCCTGGTGTTTGGATACTTCAAGATTTACTTGTGACATTGAAACATAACACCTTGCTATATTTACATCCATTTTGCACCATCAATTCTTACTTTTATTTAACGAAAATGCGTGTTTCGTGCTGTGGGAAATGTTACATTGCCTGGCATGCTGTCATGTAAAactttgattttttatttatttattgtaattatgtattatgcacatttatgcaaacaaaaaacataacatttagtGATTAAAATGCAACTAAACAAAAGTCTAAATGCCTTTGTAAGGCATTGTAAACACTGAGCTCAGACCTCATTTAAAACGTACCCATTTTTCCGTTTCACCGGTTCTTTTTCAACAAAAGTAACGTTACTTCTAAATGCAACATAAAGGACGcctcacttaccacataaacgaGAGTCAATCAGTCCCACCGCGTTAAATTAAAGCAGGTGTCACTGAAATCATTTCCCGCTAGAAACAAACTAAACAACGGTGTCATGAAACGTTAAAGCTGGTTTGCGACACTAATTCTGCTACTTCAGAACCATTTCCTTATGAACGTTATCTTCCTCCAGAGGGCGCTAGTGGTTCACAAACCAAACTTACAGCCCCAATTCGGGCCCATTCAAATACTTTTGGTTTCACTGAAGGCATTTGTACtataaaataggcctatataatcgGATTGATACAGCCTTAcaatgtaatgaatctaaactaaatgattaaatacacgACTTTTCCAGTAATCACAAACATCAGCGCTGTGAAAGGTTGGTACCACGTGACAATGCCGtatcttttttttacttttttttttttagcatcagCACCTTCAGTTGAACAATTAACACCGGTCAGAGAGTAACAATATCcattatatagtaaatatagACACTGAATAGTCCAATGagaattattaatgttaatttatggtACATAACCACTTTGAAACAACTTCAGAC
It encodes the following:
- the znf326 gene encoding DBIRD complex subunit ZNF326 isoform X3, whose amino-acid sequence is MFPSSAENSGKCYSQPLFGSFASSESFETKGSDRYGAYESFGLGSLNTEDADSVFDNSNGGYSDTCSSTWGADVLSNWDWPFVMSSQRSRSPFSDSGRESQYSTSNLSDSSSLYSPSHSRPAPIGSRGRDMHSYVHRNYHARDAVVPEAKGQDVGCSSQNPSICIERYYSKSAALVFRGTKRKMMEPAPPCKMVKKKRIVRATPSIISIVGPHISKDSCISSETKETNEEHELGKKVRAREKRRRRREKNHEKYGDKHRWAFTCAFCKFHTFEDKDIEKHFGSTYHRETLDYIRRQAKFDDKVISFLHDCMVHKFHKTVSTLHKHKFSCGRSKDEWAKIMEGVTEDDYMRRMEVVYCVACNIHIPVVFSSVQQHLHSLTHLKNKVAYKEQLKRDSVVTAKAIINNDNVKVCYEKYVKGEDPFAIDANDTSSDSQDPEKSDEAEEDKGNSDS
- the znf326 gene encoding DBIRD complex subunit ZNF326 isoform X1, with product MWTYDKDEMFPSSAENSGKCYSQPLFGSFASSESFETKGSDRYGAYESFGLGSLNTEDADSVFDNSNGGYSDTCSSTWGADVLSNWDWPFVMSSQRSRSPFSDSGRESQYSTSNLSDSSSLYSPSHSRPAPIGSRGRDMHSYVHRNYHARDAVVPEAKGQDVGCSSQNPSICIERYYSKSAALVFRGTKRKMMEPAPPCKMVKKKRIVRATPSIISIVGPHISKDSCISSETKETNEEHELGKKVRAREKRRRRREKNHEKYGDKHRWAFTCAFCKFHTFEDKDIEKHFGSTYHRETLDYIRRQAKFDDKVISFLHDCMVHKFHKTVSTLHKHKFSCGRSKDEWAKIMEGVTEDDYMRRMEVVYCVACNIHIPVVFSSVQQHLHSLTHLKNKVAYKEQLKRDSVVTAKAIINNDNVKVCYEKYVKGEDPFAIDANDTSSDSQDPEKSDEAEEDKGNSDS
- the znf326 gene encoding DBIRD complex subunit ZNF326 isoform X2; its protein translation is MWTYDKDEMFPSSAENSGKCYSQPLFGSFASSESFETKGSDRYGAYESFGLGSLNTEDADSVFDNSNGGYSDTCSSTWGADVLSNWDWPFVMSSQRSRSPFSDSGRESQYSTSNLSDSSSLYSPSHSRPAPIGSRGRDMHSYVHRNYHARDAVVPEAKGQDCSSQNPSICIERYYSKSAALVFRGTKRKMMEPAPPCKMVKKKRIVRATPSIISIVGPHISKDSCISSETKETNEEHELGKKVRAREKRRRRREKNHEKYGDKHRWAFTCAFCKFHTFEDKDIEKHFGSTYHRETLDYIRRQAKFDDKVISFLHDCMVHKFHKTVSTLHKHKFSCGRSKDEWAKIMEGVTEDDYMRRMEVVYCVACNIHIPVVFSSVQQHLHSLTHLKNKVAYKEQLKRDSVVTAKAIINNDNVKVCYEKYVKGEDPFAIDANDTSSDSQDPEKSDEAEEDKGNSDS